The following are from one region of the Moritella sp. 24 genome:
- a CDS encoding efflux RND transporter permease subunit yields the protein MDKLTLFALKNNRFTQLLLVLIIIIGSASFFNAPSKEDPEILVRTAVVVAQIPGMSPERIERLLTKPIEREAKQIPEVSELKSLVRTGYTQIKVTVADEHFDLQPIWDNLRNRMNDLQSSLPEGTIGPMVNDEFGRVASATIALYGDDYSLRELDLVAESIQDRISALSTVSQVDIYGVQDERIWLEPDSDAMSRLGVSPGQLVAALQNQNIVLPGGKINTGKLELTIEPSGNFEALSDIENLVILEPESGQNVYLGDLLSVRRGYVEPQNTPVYYNGKPSVVLAVSMLSGITSDSFGADINQFVTAEQQSLPAGLQFELATFQPDKVATAISSATSNLFQTVAIVLAVVMLFLGFRMGMIVGTIVPLTMMLSFIGMQIWDVSLQRMSIAAIIVSLGLLVDNGIVIAENINTRILQGMKREAAALAASKTLAIPLLTSSLTTILAFMPLMLAQDVAGEYLRSLSQVIIIALLSSWLLSLLVTPLMCVWFFSAKATKQTAMPSWVIWVNQRYGSVLKVLLNYRVSFMAMMLVLLVVAMYGFKFITVQFMPGSERNQYLVYLNLPAGTPTAETDKVTQRFLTWLNDENENPDVTSHITYIGDGGPRFFLALAPVDRASNKAFVVVNTRDLASALVMIEKTNNYIQQQLPEATGQAKRMWLGGSELGLVEYKLQGPDGELLQQKAALLMAGFAEINGVVGITNDWENNIPKILVDVDQDRARRAGISSRDIALSLNGFFDGYKVTDFRDGDRVIPVLLRGNQSRNDFDKLRSVEVTSGQNGVTVPLIQVADFGGESEPAIIRREDQQRTLVVSAKHRQLQASELHQLMQPTLAQLNLPAGYRLRLGGELRGADEASSALFAYMPHCFALIALLLVLQLNSFRRPAVILMTIPLSLIGAVFGLTVTGAFFTFPAMLGMFSLAGVIINNGIVLIDQIETNRKANMLVNEALIEAGKARLRPILMTTLTTILGLIPLAIWGGEFWYSMAIVMIFGMAVGTVLTLGVVPVLYSLFYRSQDIKHQAKMVTNL from the coding sequence ATGGATAAGCTAACCTTATTTGCATTAAAAAATAATCGATTTACTCAGTTATTATTAGTGCTGATCATTATTATCGGTAGTGCATCATTTTTTAATGCACCGAGTAAAGAAGACCCTGAAATATTAGTGAGAACAGCTGTTGTTGTTGCTCAGATCCCGGGTATGTCGCCAGAGCGTATCGAGCGTTTACTCACAAAACCAATAGAGCGTGAAGCCAAGCAGATACCCGAAGTCAGTGAATTAAAATCATTAGTACGAACAGGCTATACGCAGATTAAAGTCACTGTGGCTGATGAGCATTTTGATTTACAGCCTATTTGGGACAATCTACGTAACCGCATGAATGACCTGCAATCATCATTACCAGAGGGCACAATAGGCCCAATGGTTAATGATGAGTTTGGTCGCGTCGCTTCTGCAACGATAGCACTTTATGGTGATGATTATTCTCTGCGTGAGTTGGATCTTGTTGCTGAATCAATTCAAGATCGTATCAGTGCGCTATCGACTGTATCTCAAGTGGATATTTATGGTGTTCAAGATGAACGTATCTGGTTAGAACCGGATAGTGACGCCATGAGCCGATTAGGGGTGTCGCCGGGGCAACTTGTTGCGGCATTACAAAATCAAAATATTGTATTACCGGGTGGTAAAATAAATACGGGTAAGTTAGAGCTTACCATTGAACCCAGTGGTAATTTTGAAGCGCTATCTGATATTGAAAACTTAGTGATATTAGAGCCTGAAAGTGGCCAGAATGTTTACCTTGGTGATTTGCTCTCTGTACGTCGAGGTTATGTTGAACCCCAAAATACACCTGTGTATTACAACGGTAAACCAAGTGTAGTATTAGCTGTGTCTATGCTGTCTGGTATCACCAGTGATAGTTTTGGTGCTGATATTAACCAATTTGTTACTGCGGAACAGCAATCATTGCCTGCGGGCTTACAGTTTGAATTAGCGACCTTTCAGCCAGATAAAGTGGCGACGGCGATCTCTTCTGCAACTTCTAACTTATTTCAAACGGTAGCGATTGTGCTTGCGGTTGTGATGCTGTTTTTAGGGTTTAGAATGGGGATGATTGTTGGCACGATTGTACCGCTAACGATGATGCTGTCGTTTATCGGCATGCAAATATGGGATGTTTCATTACAACGCATGTCGATTGCAGCGATTATTGTGTCGCTTGGATTGCTTGTTGATAACGGTATTGTGATTGCTGAGAATATTAATACCCGTATTCTGCAAGGAATGAAACGTGAAGCAGCAGCGCTTGCTGCCAGTAAAACATTAGCGATCCCATTATTAACATCATCATTAACGACTATTCTCGCCTTTATGCCGTTGATGTTAGCGCAGGATGTGGCTGGTGAGTATTTACGCTCACTCTCTCAAGTTATTATTATCGCATTATTGTCTTCTTGGTTATTAAGCTTACTCGTTACCCCCCTGATGTGCGTGTGGTTCTTTTCTGCAAAAGCAACGAAACAAACCGCGATGCCAAGTTGGGTTATATGGGTAAATCAACGCTATGGCAGTGTATTAAAAGTATTACTTAATTATCGCGTTAGCTTTATGGCGATGATGTTGGTATTACTCGTCGTGGCTATGTATGGCTTTAAGTTTATTACCGTGCAGTTTATGCCGGGTTCAGAGCGTAATCAGTATTTAGTTTATTTGAATTTACCTGCGGGCACGCCAACAGCAGAAACGGATAAAGTAACGCAACGATTCTTGACGTGGTTGAATGACGAGAACGAAAACCCTGATGTAACGAGTCATATTACCTATATTGGTGATGGTGGCCCGCGTTTCTTCCTTGCGTTAGCACCGGTTGATCGCGCATCGAATAAGGCGTTTGTGGTAGTAAATACCCGTGATCTTGCATCTGCATTAGTGATGATTGAGAAAACTAATAATTATATTCAACAGCAATTACCAGAGGCGACAGGTCAAGCTAAGCGTATGTGGTTAGGTGGCAGTGAGCTAGGCCTTGTTGAATACAAACTGCAAGGCCCTGATGGTGAACTGTTACAGCAAAAAGCGGCACTACTGATGGCTGGGTTTGCTGAGATTAATGGTGTGGTCGGTATTACGAACGATTGGGAAAATAACATTCCTAAGATCCTCGTTGATGTTGATCAGGATCGTGCTCGTCGCGCTGGTATCAGCAGCCGTGATATTGCCTTATCATTAAATGGTTTCTTTGATGGTTATAAGGTGACTGATTTTCGTGATGGTGATCGTGTCATTCCTGTTTTATTAAGGGGTAACCAATCACGTAATGATTTTGACAAATTACGTAGTGTTGAAGTGACCTCGGGACAGAATGGAGTAACGGTTCCGTTAATTCAAGTCGCTGACTTTGGTGGTGAAAGTGAACCCGCGATTATTCGTCGTGAAGATCAACAACGTACCTTGGTCGTAAGTGCTAAACATCGTCAATTACAAGCGAGTGAGTTACACCAATTAATGCAACCGACATTAGCTCAGCTTAATTTGCCCGCTGGTTATCGATTACGTCTAGGTGGTGAGTTACGTGGTGCAGATGAAGCGAGTAGTGCATTATTTGCTTATATGCCCCATTGCTTTGCATTGATTGCGTTATTACTCGTGCTGCAATTGAACTCATTCCGTCGTCCTGCCGTTATTCTTATGACAATTCCGTTATCATTGATTGGCGCCGTGTTTGGTCTGACTGTGACAGGCGCTTTCTTCACTTTCCCTGCAATGTTGGGGATGTTCAGTTTAGCTGGGGTGATTATTAATAACGGTATTGTGCTTATCGATCAGATTGAAACGAACCGTAAAGCGAACATGTTAGTGAATGAAGCATTGATTGAAGCCGGAAAAGCACGCTTACGTCCTATTTTGATGACGACATTAACCACAATACTCGGCCTTATTCCTTTGGCTATCTGGGGTGGTGAATTCTGGTATTCAATGGCGATTGTGATGATTTTTGGTATGGCTGTAGGAACGGTATTAACGCTCGGTGTTGTACCTGTGCTGTATAGTTTATTTTACCGCTCACAAGATATTAAGCATCAAGCGAAGATGGTGACTAACCTGTAA
- a CDS encoding efflux RND transporter periplasmic adaptor subunit gives MSKLMLLLTAVLLLSGCNNESKTATVELPKAVKYQRVSESTGSIFREISGQIRSAEQSSLSFRVNGVLQDIYVSKGDLVVMGQPLAQLDDSDFTVALNKTQASLGSSRASAKAANDQLQRATRLPEGIISLAELEQLSNSAEAARQQVKVIEADLARAKLDLQRTILRSPFDGQIAAVSVDNFSKVANGQEVIELIDGDAYEVEVLLPESMIGNINYQQAVTVTVSALQDKTFPGEVSEIGSRVENGNAFPVTIRLNQSSDKLRNGMSGSVKFTVSNRSIPAYLVPLTALDFTHSLSAGTAQNASLYVINEQTMLLEQRKVKVGHIRSNSIEVYSGISENEAIVVAGIPFLRDGMAVTLWQAN, from the coding sequence ATGTCTAAATTAATGCTGTTGTTAACAGCCGTATTACTGCTATCTGGCTGTAATAATGAATCAAAAACAGCGACGGTTGAGCTGCCTAAAGCAGTTAAATACCAACGTGTTAGCGAATCTACTGGTTCTATATTTCGAGAAATATCAGGGCAGATCCGCAGTGCAGAACAATCAAGTTTAAGCTTCCGTGTTAATGGTGTACTGCAAGATATCTATGTCAGTAAAGGTGATCTTGTTGTGATGGGGCAACCGCTTGCACAACTTGATGATTCCGACTTCACTGTTGCGTTAAATAAAACTCAAGCATCTCTTGGTTCATCTCGGGCCTCTGCAAAAGCAGCAAATGATCAGTTGCAACGTGCGACTCGTTTACCAGAGGGTATTATATCGCTGGCGGAACTTGAACAGTTAAGTAATAGTGCTGAGGCAGCACGACAGCAAGTAAAAGTCATTGAAGCTGACTTAGCCCGCGCTAAATTAGATTTACAGCGTACCATTTTACGATCACCGTTTGATGGGCAAATTGCAGCTGTTAGCGTTGATAACTTCTCTAAAGTCGCGAATGGTCAAGAAGTCATAGAATTGATTGATGGTGACGCTTACGAAGTTGAAGTGTTATTACCTGAGTCAATGATTGGTAATATTAATTATCAGCAAGCAGTGACAGTGACAGTATCAGCTCTTCAAGATAAAACCTTCCCTGGTGAAGTTAGTGAAATAGGCTCTCGTGTTGAAAATGGTAATGCATTTCCGGTTACTATTCGCTTAAATCAGAGTAGTGACAAATTACGTAATGGCATGTCTGGTTCGGTTAAATTCACTGTAAGTAATCGCTCAATTCCCGCATATTTAGTACCACTAACAGCGTTGGACTTCACGCATTCTCTTAGCGCTGGCACGGCACAAAATGCGTCGTTATATGTGATTAATGAGCAGACAATGCTTTTAGAACAACGCAAAGTAAAAGTGGGTCATATTCGATCAAACAGCATTGAAGTATATAGTGGCATTTCCGAAAATGAAGCGATTGTGGTTGCTGGTATACCGTTTTTACGTGATGGTATGGCAGTTACTTTATGGCAAGCAAATTAA